The window TGCGCGTGATCGCCGGCTTCGAGAGCCCGACCGCCGGCCGGCTGCTGATCGACGGCCGCGACATCACCGCGCTGCGCCCGTTCGCACGGCCGGTGAACACGGTGTTTCAGGACTACGCCCTGTTTCCGCACATGAACGTGTCGGAGAATGTCGAATTCGGATTGTCGCTGCGCGCGATGGCGAGCGCGGAGCGGAAGCGGCGGGCCAGCGAGGCGCTTGCCCGGGTCGGGCTGTCCGACAAGGCCGGGCAGCGCGTTCAGGCCCTGTCGGGCGGGCAGAAGCAGCGGGTCGCGCTGGCGCGCGCGCTGGTCTGCGAGCCGCGGCTGCTGCTGCTCGACGAGCCGCTCTCCGCGCTCGACGCCAATCTGCGAGAACAGATGCAGCTCGAACTGAAGCGGCTGCAGCGCGACCTCGGCACCACCTTCGTGATGGTGACCCACGACCAGACCGAGGCGCTGTCGATTTCGGACCGCATCGTGGTGATGAACCGGGGCCACATCGAGCAGGCGGCATCGCCGGCCACGCTCTACGACCGTCCCGCCACCCGCTTCGTCGCCGGGTTCATCGGCGCGATGAACCTGCTGCCGGCGCGGATCGCCGGAGCGGACGCCGCGACGACGACGGTCACCGCCGGGGGAATGACCTTCCCGGTGGCGTCCGGTCCCGGCACATCCGTGCCGCCCGGACCGGAGATCGTCGCCGGCATCCGACCCGAGGATGTGGTGCTGACGGCCGCAGAGGAGCCGTCCGCCGGCGCGACTGCGGGCGTCGTCGACAACACCTCGTTCCATGGGCGAAGCCTGCGCGTTCATCTGCACCTCGCAGACGGCACGGCGCTGATGGCCGATGTCACCCGCGGCACGCTGCCGCCGACCGTCGGACAGGGCGACCGCGTGTCCGTGTCGGTGCGCGCCGGAGCGGCGTGCGCGCTGCTGCCGGCCGCCGGTTGATCATGCGCCGCTCGCCGCACCTGCGCGGACACCGTGCCACGGGCCATCGTTCGCAAGGCCCCTGCGCACACCCGGCCGGAGATGGTCCGACATGAACGCACACACCCCGGACAACGCCGGCAGCGGCCGCCGTGACCGAGACGCCGTCACCGTCTATGCCCTCACGGCCGGGGCCGAACCGCCGGTCGCCCCGCTCTCCGGCGACTGGCGGGGCGATGTGGTGGTGGTGGGCGGCGGCATCACCGGATTGTCGACGGCCTATCATCTCGCCAAGGCGGGGGTGAGCGTCGCGGTCGTGGAGGCCAACGGCTTCGGCTGGGGCGCTTCCGGCCGCAACGGCGGACAGGTCAATCCGGGGCTGAAGCACGAGCCGTCCGAGATCGAGAAGACGTTCGGGCCGGACCTTGGCGCCCGCATGATCGCCTTTTCCGGCTCCGCGCCGGACAAGGTGTTCCAGATGGTGGCCGAGGCCGGCATCGCCTGCGAGGCCCGGCGCACCGGCACGATCCGCGCGGCCTTCAGCGCCGGCTCGGTCGCCTTTCTCGAACGCGCGACCGCCGACCTTCAGCGGCGCGGCGCGCCGGTCGAATTTCTGAACCGCGCCGCAATGGCCGCGATCACCGGCAGCGAGCGCTACGCCGCCGGCGCGCTCGACCGCCGCGGCGGCTCGCTCAATCCGCTCGCCTACAGCCGCGGACTGGCCCAGGCCGCGGCGTCGGCCGGCGCGCACCTGTTCCCGCAGACGCCGGTCGGCGGGCTGACGCGCGACGCCGACGGATGGACGCTGACCGGCCCGAAAGGCCGGCTGCGCGCGGGCCGGGTGATTCTGGCCACCAACGGCTACACCGACGACCTCTTTCCGGGGCTGAAGCGCTCCGTCGTGCCGGTCTATGGCGGCATCATCGCCTCCGCGCCGCTGCCGCAGGCCATGACCGACCGCATCCTGCCCGGCCGGCATGTGCTCTACGAGCACGAATCCATCACCGTCTATTACCGGCTCGATGCCGCCGGCCGGCTGCTTATCGGCGGACGCAGCCGGTTGCGGCCGCTGCACGGCCCCGACCGCTTCCCCGATCTCAAACGCTACACCCGCAGGCTGTGGCCGTTCCTCGGCGACGTGGAGTGGACCCACGGCTGGAACGGCCAGCTCGCCATCACCGCCGATCATTATCCGGCCCTCGCCAACCCGGCGCCGGGCCTGATGGCCTGCATCGGCTACAATGGCCGGGGCGTCGCCATGGCGACGGCGATGGGCGGCGAACTGGCCCGCTGGGCGACCGGCACCGACGCGAACGCCCTCGACATGCCGGTGCGGCCGTTCAAGACCTTTCCGCTTCACCGCTTCTGGCCGATCGGCGCGGCCATCCGCATCGCCTATGGCCGCGCACGCAACGCGCTCGGCATCTGATCCCCCTGCTTTCCCGCGACGAGAGACACCCCATGAGCCCCAACACGCAGAAGTTCTATATCGACGGCGCCTTCGTCGATCCGGCCGAAGCCCGGCCGCTCGACGTGATCGACCCGGCGACCGAGACGGCGTTCGCCACCACCTCGCTCGGCACGCAGGTCGATGTCGACCGGGCGGTGGCGGCAGCGCGGGCGGCGTTCGCCAGCTTCCAGTTCACCTCGAAGGACGAGCGCCTCGCGCTCCTCGAGCGCCTGCTCCAGGTCTATGAGCGCCGCTACGAGGACATCGCCCAGGCGATCAGCCGCGAAATGGGTTCGCCCATCGCCCGCGCGCGCGACTCGCAGGCCTATGCCGGTCAGGGCCACCTCGAGGCGACCATTGAAGCCTTCCGGCGGTTCGAATTCGATGAAGTGCGCGGCGCGACCGTCGTCACCCACGAGCCGGTCGGTGTCGTCGGGCTGATCACGCCGTGGAACTGGCCGCTCAACCAGATCATGTGCAAGGTGGCGCCCGCCATCGCCGCCGGCTGCACGATGGTGCTGAAGCCTTCCGAGATCGCGCCGATTTCCGGCATCGTGTTCGCCGAAATCGTCCATGAGGCCGGCATCCCGAAGGGCGTGTTCAATCTCGTCAACGGCACGGGGCCGGAAGTCGGCGCCGCGCTCGCCTCGCACCCCGACATCGACATGGTGTCGTTCACCGGCTCGACCCGCGCCGGCACCGATGTCGCGCGCAACGCCGCGGCGACGGTGAAGCGCGTCGCGCAGGAACTGGGCGGCAAGTCGGCCAACATCGTGCTGCCCGACGCCGATCTCGACGTGGCGGTGACGAAGGGCGTGAACGCCTGCTTCTCCAATACCGGCCAGTCCTGCGACGCCCCGACCCGGATGCTGGTGCCGGCCGAGCGCCACGCCGAGGCGCTCGCCATCGCCCGCCGCGCCGCCGAGGCGGTTCGCGTCGGAGCGCCCACGGACACCGGGACCGAGATCGGTCCGCTCGTCAGCGACGTGCAGTTCGCCAAGGTGCAGGCGCTGATCCAGGCCGGCATCGACGAGGGCGCGACGCTCGTCGCCGGCGGCACCGGCAAGCCGGACGGGCTGGAGACCGGCTATTATGTCAAGCCGACCGTGTTCGGTGACGTGAAGCCGGGCATGCGCATCGAGCGCGAGGAGATCTTCGGGCCTGTGCTCGCCATCATCCCCTACGAGAGCGTCGATCAGGCCGTCGCCATCGCCAACGACACGCCCTACGGCCTCGCCGCCTATGTCCAGGGCAGCGATATGGATCAGGCCCGCCGCGTCGCCCGCCGGCTGCGGGCCGGGTCGATCTATCTGAACTATCCGGACTGGGACCTGTTCGCGCCGTTCGGCGGCTACAAGCAGTCCGGCAACGGACGCGAATATGCCGATTTCGGCCTGCGCGACTTCCTGGAGATCAAGGGGATGGTCGGCTACGGCGCGTGACGACCGCATTCCCTCTCACGACAGCCGGCGGCCGTTTCACGGCGCCGGCTGTCGGCGAGACCGCCTGCCGGACAGCTTAGAGCCTATCCCGTTCAGATCAGATCGATCTGTACGACAAGGATAGGCTCAAGCTTTTGAATCTGGAGCGATTTCTCGTCCATCTGATGTTCCCGTCAGATGGACAAGCCCTCTAAGGGCGGCGCATGTCCGCCCGCTCTGCCAGCTCCGTCGACCGCCATGCCTTCCAACGCCGCAGCAGCAGGCTGCGCGGTTCGCCGATCGGCTCCGCCAGGATCTCGGCGGCCTCCATCCGGTCGGTGCGGAAATGGCGGAAGGCCTGTCGC of the Pseudoxanthobacter soli DSM 19599 genome contains:
- a CDS encoding ABC transporter ATP-binding protein; the encoded protein is MANEALLRLERVSKRFGGGIVGLDDISLDIAEGEFLSLLGPSGCGKTTTLRVIAGFESPTAGRLLIDGRDITALRPFARPVNTVFQDYALFPHMNVSENVEFGLSLRAMASAERKRRASEALARVGLSDKAGQRVQALSGGQKQRVALARALVCEPRLLLLDEPLSALDANLREQMQLELKRLQRDLGTTFVMVTHDQTEALSISDRIVVMNRGHIEQAASPATLYDRPATRFVAGFIGAMNLLPARIAGADAATTTVTAGGMTFPVASGPGTSVPPGPEIVAGIRPEDVVLTAAEEPSAGATAGVVDNTSFHGRSLRVHLHLADGTALMADVTRGTLPPTVGQGDRVSVSVRAGAACALLPAAG
- a CDS encoding NAD(P)/FAD-dependent oxidoreductase, with protein sequence MNAHTPDNAGSGRRDRDAVTVYALTAGAEPPVAPLSGDWRGDVVVVGGGITGLSTAYHLAKAGVSVAVVEANGFGWGASGRNGGQVNPGLKHEPSEIEKTFGPDLGARMIAFSGSAPDKVFQMVAEAGIACEARRTGTIRAAFSAGSVAFLERATADLQRRGAPVEFLNRAAMAAITGSERYAAGALDRRGGSLNPLAYSRGLAQAAASAGAHLFPQTPVGGLTRDADGWTLTGPKGRLRAGRVILATNGYTDDLFPGLKRSVVPVYGGIIASAPLPQAMTDRILPGRHVLYEHESITVYYRLDAAGRLLIGGRSRLRPLHGPDRFPDLKRYTRRLWPFLGDVEWTHGWNGQLAITADHYPALANPAPGLMACIGYNGRGVAMATAMGGELARWATGTDANALDMPVRPFKTFPLHRFWPIGAAIRIAYGRARNALGI
- a CDS encoding aldehyde dehydrogenase family protein, encoding MSPNTQKFYIDGAFVDPAEARPLDVIDPATETAFATTSLGTQVDVDRAVAAARAAFASFQFTSKDERLALLERLLQVYERRYEDIAQAISREMGSPIARARDSQAYAGQGHLEATIEAFRRFEFDEVRGATVVTHEPVGVVGLITPWNWPLNQIMCKVAPAIAAGCTMVLKPSEIAPISGIVFAEIVHEAGIPKGVFNLVNGTGPEVGAALASHPDIDMVSFTGSTRAGTDVARNAAATVKRVAQELGGKSANIVLPDADLDVAVTKGVNACFSNTGQSCDAPTRMLVPAERHAEALAIARRAAEAVRVGAPTDTGTEIGPLVSDVQFAKVQALIQAGIDEGATLVAGGTGKPDGLETGYYVKPTVFGDVKPGMRIEREEIFGPVLAIIPYESVDQAVAIANDTPYGLAAYVQGSDMDQARRVARRLRAGSIYLNYPDWDLFAPFGGYKQSGNGREYADFGLRDFLEIKGMVGYGA